In Gemmatimonas sp., the sequence GCCAGGCTGCAGTTTGTAGCCTCCGCGCAGGAAGGCGACATCCCGATACCCCAGAATCACGCCTACGCCGCCTGCGGCGCCATTCAAGGCCGCGGCGCTCTGCACATCCAACGTGACGTCGAGCGAAGCCCCGGCCTCCGCGAGCGACGACACCGGCAGCCGCGCCTTGCCGCCGACCTGGATGATGCGCGGGAGCGGATCCGCCTGCTCGGCGTCCTTCACCTGCAACGCGGGGCCGAGATTGCGCACCGACGCGCCGATGGTGATCGGGAGCGATGTGGGCAGCACATACTGTGCGCCGAGATCCAGCGCACTCGTGGAGCCCGAGATGACGGGCACGTTGCCACAAATGCCGGTACACTGGAATCGCAGCATGATGAACTTGTACGTCACGCCGGCACTCAATCGCTTGCCGACGGGAGTCGCGTACGAGAGCGCGAGTTGGTAGTTCCGGTTCGTGATAGTGCCGATCTCGGTACCGTTGACCGGGTCGGTGGCCGCCTGGTCACCGTAGTTCACCAAATACGCCGCCGCCGCCAACGTCCCCAAGATGCGCGAAGGGATCGCGAACGTGAGCATGTCGCTAGTCGCGATCAGCGTCTGCGAATGGTGCACGGCCAATTCCCTCTTGCCGATGCGCGCCAGGGCGGCGGCATTCCACCACATTGCTTCCGTTCCCAGCGTGGAATCGGCGACGACGGCTTCACCCTGGGCGACCGCGTGTGCTC encodes:
- a CDS encoding PorV/PorQ family protein, producing MAVLGVSVSTASYAHAQNGGLFLLVPFGAHAVAQGEAVVADSTLGTEAMWWNAAALARIGKRELAVHHSQTLIATSDMLTFAIPSRILGTLAAAAYLVNYGDQAATDPVNGTEIGTITNRNYQLALSYATPVGKRLSAGVTYKFIMLRFQCTGICGNVPVISGSTSALDLGAQYVLPTSLPITIGASVRNLGPALQVKDAEQADPLPRIIQVGGKARLPVSSLAEAGASLDVTLDVQSAAALNGAAGGVGVILGYRDVAFLRGGYKLQPGDAKGPSIGFGFQRGGFALDLARRFDAASAQLGEPPTYISLRARF